From the genome of Nitrospinaceae bacterium:
TTATTTTGTGTAGTGATCGTGAAGTAAGAGCTCTTAAATGGTTTCTAGACGGCCATATCCTTAGAAAGATCGAGACCGATGATACCGAATCTTCCCTGTCGGGCTAAACCGCCCTTTATGTTTTAGAGAACTCTTCTTTTCTTAACGCGTTCCTCGCAAGGAACGATGTCTTTGTTTCCCAACCAAAAATCCCATGCACTGTGATGGCCGATATCCACGCCCTCTTCCTGGGCTTTCTTTTGAAGAGCGCTTTGGAGATCGTCAAGCAAAGTGCAGTCCATTAAATCCAGATTTTCGCTCAAATGTCGATGAAGCGTTCTGTAGACAAGTTTCATGTCCTTGATCGAGGCATCGATCTGGACAGTGTTTCCAATTGAAGTGAAAGACATAGCCATTCCTTCCAGTTAAATAGAATTTTTATTCTGAAAAAAAACGAACAGATTGAGGCAGGTGAATTCTATCTTAAAGTTGTGCGAGTAAAAACATATTTTTAAATCTGATTTCCAGAAAAGGAAGGGCCGAGGGCCCAAATGCTACAGGGGGAAGGGCCCTCGGCTTGGGGGGGGACTTAATTTCCTTTAATTCAGGCAGACCTTTTTGAGGTCCGCCAGATTATCTAGTACATAACCCGTTCCGCGAACTATGGCGGTTAGTGGGTCTTTGGCCCTAAAAATAGGTAAATCCGTTTCAGCGTGTAATCGAGCACCAAGGCCTTTGAGGAGCGAGCCACCTCCGGCCAGAACAATGCCCCTGCGACGGATGTCAGAAGCGAGCTCTGGGCTCGATTTGTAAAGTGCGTTTCGAATCGACTCAACGATAGCCTTGACAGGGTTATTCAGTGCCTCTCGGATCATGGCATCTGTTAGTTGAATTGTTCTGGGCATTCCAGTTGATGCGTCAATGCCCGTGACTTCGCCTTCAATTGGCTCTGAAAGGGGGGAAGCTGAACCGATTTCTATCTTGATGCGTTCGGCCTCGAATGAGCCTATTGAAATACCGTGTTGGCGGCGGATGTAGCGCTGAATGCAATTGTCCATCTCATCTCCGGCAACGCGGAGAGACTCTGAGTATGCGATGGTGAACTGGGATATCATCGCGACCTCGGTGGTTCCGCCACCGATGTCAATAATCATTGACCCTGAAATTTCCTGTATTGGTAATTTGCTTCCGATTGCCGCAGCCATTGGTTCTTCGATCAGATGTACCTTTCCTGCGCCACATTGAATTGAAGAGTCAATAACGGCTTTCATTTCAACGCTTGTAATTCCAGAAGGGACACAGACCATCATGGTGGGGCGGCTGATACGTTTTTTAGGTACGACCGAAGAGATGAAGTGGCGAATCATAGTTTTTGTAACGTCGAAATCAGCGATAACCCCATCTTTCATGGGGCGTATGGTCTGTATGCTCTCGGGGGTTCTCCCGTACATTTCTTTTGCTCGTTTTCCTACGGCAAGGACGGCTCCACCGTTTCGTGTGTTGAGAGCAACAACAGAGGGTTCGTCTAGAACGATTCCGTTGTCCTTGGTGTAAATTAGTGTATTTGCTGTTCCGAGATCCATAGCGATTTTTGCACCGAAGAATGATCTGAAATTATTAAACGAAAGCATTGTTCGAAACTCCCCCCTTCAGGCATACCTGGTTAATGCCCAGGGACTGCGCAGATTGCAGTGCCCTGGAGGAGGCCATAAATAGGCCGTCCGAATCCCGCGCGTCTTCCGGGAAACAAGCTGCCCCGACACATGCGGTAAGAGAAATTTCACTATTTTTGATTTCCAAAGGATTTTCGTTAATTGTTAGGATGATATGATTGGCCACAGCTTCGGCATGTTCTGTCGATGTCCCTTGAAGAAGAAGGAAGAAATTAGCGCCTTCATGACGAACAAGTATGTCGCCGTCTCGTGAGAAGGGTTCAAGGAGTTCGAATAAATGTCTAGTTAACTTTTCATTTCCCGGGACGCCGAATTCATTTTGAATGGTATGTACGTCGTCGAGCCTGATTTCTAGTAGCGCGACTTGCCTTCCCTTTCGGTTGGCTTCTTGGAGTATTTTATCAAGACGGGAGCGAATGTAGGTAATATTTCGTCCGCTGGTGAGGGTGTCGAACTCTGCTCGTTGTTGCCATTTAATTTCATAGCGCAGTCGAGATAATGCATCGGCCACCGGGGTCGCAATAACTTCGGCGCGCTTCAAGGTAAAAGTATCGAACTGATTTCGTTGATGGTTTGTGAATCCTAGTACGCCTACTGTCTTACCGTCTATCTTTAAAGGAACTGCGGCTACTGACCGAGCTCCAAAATCTGGCTCGCCTTCATGAAAAAGAGGGCGTCTTTTAATATCGGGGAGGCGGAGGGATTCTTCTTTTCCAATTACATAGCCTGCTACGCTCGAACGATCATTGATAAAAACATCATCCATAAAGAGTTCACCGAACCCAGAGGTTCGAACAAGACGCGAAACGCCTGCTTCCTCATCTTTTAAAACGAGGAAGCAGGCGGTAAAGGGGACCAATTCGCGAGGTACTAGGCAAATGGCGTTCAGCAATTGATCTTCGCTATCGCAGGATTTCAGCGAAGAGAGGTAGCTGCCGAACGAGCCGATGTTGATGCTCTGGCGCTCAACTTGTGCTGCATTGAGAGCGCCGTCCACCAAGTATGCGAATTGCTGGGCGAACCCTGCTAGAATTTTTTGAGATTTGCTGTTGAATGACCATTGTTTTTTTCCGTCAACGGCCAGTGCTCCTTTTGTCATTGTGGTAGGGAGCGGTGCCGCCATGAAGGATTTGATGTCTTCATCACGACTGTAGTAGCCGAGGACGACTGTATCTTTGTTAAATTGATCGATGCTAAGAGGGGCGTTGTTTTCTAGCACCCAACCCATGAAGCCTTGTCCGGTTTTTATGGATGCATTTGAAATAATGTGGGGGCTTAGGCTGTGGACGGCGGTTAGCTGGAATGTTTTTCGGCGCTTGTTTTCGAGAAACAGGCAGGCCGAATAGGCTTCCATGACGTTGCTAACCAGAGTTACCAGGGAAAAAAGATCCCTTTCAAGATTTGTCATCAACAACCCTGCCACGGGGCGAAGCTGGGAACACCTTGAATATTACATAGAAGGAAGGATTAACTCAAGTAAAATTTCAGGTAATGATTGTAAGTTATTGATGCAAAAAGGTTTGCCAAATTAAAAAAATATTATCGACCAATATTTTGTTCATGTATGTTATGTATAAATAAAGATAAGTAGTTGATAAATAAAGGTATATAAGATTTATTTTGTGTTGGTGGTAAATTTCAAGATATGGGGTATGAAAATTTCAAGGAATCTATATATAGCGCCTTACCCATAAATTTTTTCTTTGAGGGTGGACTCCTTTAATAGGTCATTATTCTTGCTTTAGCTTTGAGTTTTTGGGTCCCTGGAAGTCAAAGAAAGTAGGAGTTATTCAGGATGAAACGTTAAAGGCTCTGGCCAGAACTTATCCAGGCTTGCCAATCTCGAAACGCAGCACGTGTGGTGTCGAAGGCGAGTTCCTCAAAAAGGATTTCATCGGGACCTACAAAATGGATGTCCGTGCTTTCATCGAGTGCGCGGGGTACTCCGCCGATTACTTCCCCTGTATAAACGATAAGAATTGTCGGGTTGTCCTGAAAAGAGTAGACGCCCAACAGTTTCCCCGCTCTTACGTCTACTCCCGCCTCTTCTTTCGCCTCGCGGATAGCAGCTTCGCTGACTATTTCACCGCGGTTTACAAAGCCACCGGGAAAAGTCCAGAGTCCCTTACCGGGGTTGTAAGCTCTTTGAAGGATAATGGCTTTTCCGTCGATTGTTGGTATTACGCCGGCCGCCACTTTGGGATCAAGGAAATGAACGTGGTTGCACTTAGAACTTGAGCAGCAAAGCTGCATAGTGCCATCGCCTTTGCTCCAGATACGGTAATCAAGGTTTGAGCCGCAGGAGACACAAAAATGAATGTTTCCGCCAAGGTGTGGATGCGCTGGATGAGAAGGGGGATGCTCGATCATTGGAGATTACTTTCGGCGCCGGGCTGGCAAAAAGGATTAGTCGCTTTCTCGTGTCCTATAGTCGTTTCGGGGCCGTGGCCCGGATAAACGACTGTGTCGGGTGGAAGTGTCAAAAGTTGGGTATGGATGGCGCTGAGTAGTGTTTTAACGCTTCCCATATAAAGATCGGTACGACCGATAGAGCCGGCGAACAAGGAGTCTCCAACAATTACATGTCCTCCCTCTCCGGTCCCGGGCCAGTAAAGGGAAATGTTGCCGGGGGCGTGGCCATCAGTAAGTCTTATTTCAAAACTAATATCCCCGACCTCCAAGAATTCGCCGGGAATGAGAAAGTCATCGATGTCAGGCACGTCGGGGACTGGAAACCCGTACCCTTTTGCGACGTCCGGCATGCTCTGGAGATTAAATAATTCGGCTTCATGGAGAAGGAAGGGGATGTCTAGTTTTTGCTTAGCCTCAGCAACGCCTTCGGCGTGATCAATATGCGCATGCGTGCCGATTAGTCTAGAAAGCCGAAGGTTTTTCTCTTTCGCGAAGGCGATGACGCGGTCAACCTCTGCTCCGGGATCAATATAGATCCCCTCGCCCGTTTTTTCGCAGCCCACAATATAGCTGTTCATTTGAAATGAGCCGACGGGGATGCGTTCTATGATCACGCTTGTACTCCGAGGGCGAAAGAAAAAACTGGAAAGATGTAATTAGGACGCTGGAGGGTAAAGAACAATATCAATACGGCGGTTTTGTTTTTTCCCCGCCTTGGTCGAGTTATCTGCAATGGGGCGGAATTCGCCGAGGCCGGCAGCCGATATTGTTTTAGGGTCAATATTTCCGATCTCAACCAAAAATCGGAGGACCCGAGTTGCGCGGGCTGTAGACAATTCCCAATTGGACTCCCATCTTTCAATCAGCCTTTCGCTAATAGGGTCGTTGTCGGTGTGGCCCTGGACTTGAATTTCTCGATTCGTGTAGCGAAGTAGTATTCGGGAAATTTTTCTTAAATGTTTTTTTCCGATCCGCCGAATCGCAGCCCTACCTGAAGAAAAGAGCGTTGAGCTTTCGAGGCCGATGACGACCCGATCGTTGCTGCGACTAATTGTAATGGAGCCAGATTTAATTTCAGGCGAAAGTTGAGCGGTTAGGTCTCTTTTGACTTGTTCTTGAAGACGTAATTTGTCTTCGAAGCGGTCAATTTTTTTCTTAAGCGATACGTTAGCTTCCTCAAGTGCGCGAAAATTCTTTTCGGCTTCCTCGACGGAAGATTTAAGCATGGAAGAATTTTTCTCGGAAATTTTATTTTCAAGATCCTGAGAAGAGACACGTGCGCGCAGATCAGCCAATTTTGTTTCAAGCTGTTGCCCATAGCGGCGGGCCATGCTGAGAGATTGGGTCAGCTCCTCGCCCTCAAGACGTCGATCTGTATTTTTTTTCTCAAGATCGTCAATAGTTCTTCGGAGAGAAGTGATGCGGGAGCGGGCGCTTTCAATTTCCTTTCTAAGTCCAGCCGCCTCGGAGACTTTCGCTTCGAACTCATCTATTCCGACACATCCGTTAAGAAAAAGGACACTTGCCACTGTGGCAATAATTATTGGTAGGTTGGTAAAAACTTTGTTCATGCTGAGCCCCCGGAGAGGAATCGCTCTATATCTGAAACGTCTTCCTGGCTGCCGATAAAGAAAGGCACGCGTTGATGGAGGTCGTCGGGGAGGATGTCAAGAATGCGGTGTTGCCCATTGCTGGCTGCGCCTCCTGCCTGCTCGACGATGAAAGACATTGGGTTGCATTCATACAAAAGTCGAAGCTTGCCGTTTGGATTCTTCTTGTCGTCGGGATAAAGAAAAATGCCGCCTTTGAGCAGGTTGCGGTGAAAGTCGGCCACGAGAGAGCCGATATATCTCGCCGTGTAGGGACGCCCCGTCGACTTATCGTCTTCTTTGAGGTGATTGATATAGTGTTTAACCGGGTCGTGCCATTTAGAGGCGTTTCCTTCGTTGATGCTGTAAATCTTCCCTCTCGATGGTATCTGGATATTAGGGTGGGATAGAAAAAATTCACCGACTGATGGATTGAGAGTGAATCCATTGACGCCGTTTCCTGTTGTGTATACGAGCATGGTCGATGAACCGTAAATGATATAGCCAGCGCAAACTTGCCCTGAGCCAGGCTGCAGAAAATCTGACATCTGCGCCTCGGGGCCCGTGGTTTTTCTTTTGAGAATTGAGAAAATGGAACCGATGCTTACGTTCACGTCAATGTTGGAAGAGCCATCAAGTGGGTCGTAAACGACGACATACTCACCATCATCAAGATAATCACCAGATACGATGTAGGGATCGTCCATCTCCTCGCTTGCGAGTGCGGCAACTGAGCCGTGGTGGTCAAGGGCCCGGCGAAGAACCTCGTCGGCATAATCGTCGAGTTTTTGGACTTCCTCTCCTTGAACATTCGTATGGCCTGCGAGGCCCAGAATATCCACGAGCCCTGCTTTGTTGACTTCAGCATTGATGATTTTGGCGGCAAGAGAAATTTGACTGATAAGGGTAGTGAAAACGCCGCGCGCTTCGGGAAATTTTCTTTCCTCTTCTTTTACGTGGCGCTCTAGTGTGATGCCTTTTTCGATTTCGGCCTCGGCGGTCACCGCCTGTGAATTCATTTTTTCGTCCTTCTCCCGGGAGAGGTATGTGTGTGTACGTTGATTGACACCCTTAAGCGACAGCGACCTCTTTTTCCATTTCTGCTGTGTAGGAGCCGGAGCGGGCAGCGCCATTGCATTTTGCGCGATGGAATAAAACCTTCTGGGCAAGAGGCATATTAGCCGGGTCGCCGCCCCAGGCTTTGAGGGCTGGTGCTTGAAGTGCTCGACCGTAAGAGAAGCTCAGCTCCCACGGATGGGGGCCAATTGCATTCATGGCGTTGAGGTGGGCAGTGGCGACCTCATCGGACTGTCCACCTGAGAGGAAGGCCATCCCCGGAACGGTTTCTGGTACGCAAGCCTTCAGGCAGCGAACAGTTTGCTCGGCAACTTCCTGAATTCCTGCCTGTGTCGGGCAATTATTCCCAGAAAGAATCATGTTCGGTTTAAGAACCATTCCTTCGAGCGAGACGCGCTGATCATTCAGTTCCTCGAAAACACGTTTGAAGGTAGCCTCCGACGCTTCGTAGCAACGCTCAATCGTATGGTCGCCGTCCATAAGCACCTCAGGCTCGACGATGGGAACCAGGTTCGCTTCCTGCGAGAGGGCTGCGAAACGTGCCAATGCGTGGGCGTTGGTGTCGATGGCGTACTTTGTAGGAAGGCCGTTACCGATATTGATGACCGAGCGCCATTTGGTGAAGCGAGCACCCAGTTCATAATATTCGGCGAGGCGATCACGAAGACCATCGAGACCCTCGGTAACCGTTTCTCCTGGTGCGCCTGCGAGGGGTTTTGCGCCTTTGTCAACCTTGATGCCCGGAACGATGCCAAGGCTGGTAAGAAGTTCCGCGAACGGTATTCCGTCCTTTGTTTTTTGACGAATAGTTTCATCGAAAAGTATGACGCCGCTGATATGCTCTTCAATGTTTTTGGCAGTGAAAAGCATCTCCCTGTATGAGCGCCGGTTTTCTTCGGTAGAAGGAACGTTGATCAAATCGAATCGCTTTTTGATGGTGCCATCGCTTTCGTCGGCGGCGAGAATTCCCTTGCCTGCAGCCACCATCTTCTTTGCGTTGGTTTCGATCTCATTAGCGCACATCGCTTTACTCCCCTGCTTAAATTAATAAAAAGTATTCGGGCTTGGAAGCTCAAAATTCTAAATAACGTAGCCTCCGATAGAGGAGAAATATTAGCAAATCTTTCTCAGGATAGAAACTTTTGAAAGTGTAGAATGTGCCCAAATGTATGGTGATTCCCCCTTTTCAGTGTAATCTTCCAAGTGCTCCGGGCAGGGGGACCATATATCGCCAATATGGTCTATATTCTAGGGAAATGACACCTATATATTGGTTACTCAGACGAAACGGGCGGGTATGATTAAAGGTTTGTCGATTCCGCCTTCCTGGCGAATGCCTGCTTTTTATTTTCTCCACTTTTTCGGGGTTGGCGTCACCCTGCCTTTCTTGAACGTTTATTACTATTCAGTGGGTATCACCGCAGTGCAGTTGGGGTATCTGAACGCCGCTGCCCGATTTTCGACTTCTCTGGCGCCCCCGCTGGTGGGTGTTCTTGCCGACAGGCTGGGGCGAGGCCGTGAGATAATGCTCTTTTGCGTGGCCTTAGGTAGTTTTCTCGCCCTTGGACTTTGGTGGAGTCAGGGATTTTGGGCGCTATTGTTCCTCGTCACCCTTTATTCTGCGAGCCGGGGTGCAGTTGGTCCAATTGCCGAGAACACTTCACTTAGGCAGGTCGAAAAAAGTGGAGGCCAGTACGGTCGGCTCAGATG
Proteins encoded in this window:
- a CDS encoding NUDIX domain-containing protein → MIEHPPSHPAHPHLGGNIHFCVSCGSNLDYRIWSKGDGTMQLCCSSSKCNHVHFLDPKVAAGVIPTIDGKAIILQRAYNPGKGLWTFPGGFVNRGEIVSEAAIREAKEEAGVDVRAGKLLGVYSFQDNPTILIVYTGEVIGGVPRALDESTDIHFVGPDEILFEELAFDTTRAAFRDWQAWISSGQSL
- a CDS encoding MBL fold metallo-hydrolase; the protein is MIIERIPVGSFQMNSYIVGCEKTGEGIYIDPGAEVDRVIAFAKEKNLRLSRLIGTHAHIDHAEGVAEAKQKLDIPFLLHEAELFNLQSMPDVAKGYGFPVPDVPDIDDFLIPGEFLEVGDISFEIRLTDGHAPGNISLYWPGTGEGGHVIVGDSLFAGSIGRTDLYMGSVKTLLSAIHTQLLTLPPDTVVYPGHGPETTIGHEKATNPFCQPGAESNLQ
- a CDS encoding OmpA family protein — its product is MNKVFTNLPIIIATVASVLFLNGCVGIDEFEAKVSEAAGLRKEIESARSRITSLRRTIDDLEKKNTDRRLEGEELTQSLSMARRYGQQLETKLADLRARVSSQDLENKISEKNSSMLKSSVEEAEKNFRALEEANVSLKKKIDRFEDKLRLQEQVKRDLTAQLSPEIKSGSITISRSNDRVVIGLESSTLFSSGRAAIRRIGKKHLRKISRILLRYTNREIQVQGHTDNDPISERLIERWESNWELSTARATRVLRFLVEIGNIDPKTISAAGLGEFRPIADNSTKAGKKQNRRIDIVLYPPAS
- the fbp gene encoding class 1 fructose-bisphosphatase; the protein is MALPAPAPTQQKWKKRSLSLKGVNQRTHTYLSREKDEKMNSQAVTAEAEIEKGITLERHVKEEERKFPEARGVFTTLISQISLAAKIINAEVNKAGLVDILGLAGHTNVQGEEVQKLDDYADEVLRRALDHHGSVAALASEEMDDPYIVSGDYLDDGEYVVVYDPLDGSSNIDVNVSIGSIFSILKRKTTGPEAQMSDFLQPGSGQVCAGYIIYGSSTMLVYTTGNGVNGFTLNPSVGEFFLSHPNIQIPSRGKIYSINEGNASKWHDPVKHYINHLKEDDKSTGRPYTARYIGSLVADFHRNLLKGGIFLYPDDKKNPNGKLRLLYECNPMSFIVEQAGGAASNGQHRILDILPDDLHQRVPFFIGSQEDVSDIERFLSGGSA
- a CDS encoding fructose-bisphosphate aldolase class I; translated protein: MCANEIETNAKKMVAAGKGILAADESDGTIKKRFDLINVPSTEENRRSYREMLFTAKNIEEHISGVILFDETIRQKTKDGIPFAELLTSLGIVPGIKVDKGAKPLAGAPGETVTEGLDGLRDRLAEYYELGARFTKWRSVINIGNGLPTKYAIDTNAHALARFAALSQEANLVPIVEPEVLMDGDHTIERCYEASEATFKRVFEELNDQRVSLEGMVLKPNMILSGNNCPTQAGIQEVAEQTVRCLKACVPETVPGMAFLSGGQSDEVATAHLNAMNAIGPHPWELSFSYGRALQAPALKAWGGDPANMPLAQKVLFHRAKCNGAARSGSYTAEMEKEVAVA
- a CDS encoding rod shape-determining protein produces the protein MLSFNNFRSFFGAKIAMDLGTANTLIYTKDNGIVLDEPSVVALNTRNGGAVLAVGKRAKEMYGRTPESIQTIRPMKDGVIADFDVTKTMIRHFISSVVPKKRISRPTMMVCVPSGITSVEMKAVIDSSIQCGAGKVHLIEEPMAAAIGSKLPIQEISGSMIIDIGGGTTEVAMISQFTIAYSESLRVAGDEMDNCIQRYIRRQHGISIGSFEAERIKIEIGSASPLSEPIEGEVTGIDASTGMPRTIQLTDAMIREALNNPVKAIVESIRNALYKSSPELASDIRRRGIVLAGGGSLLKGLGARLHAETDLPIFRAKDPLTAIVRGTGYVLDNLADLKKVCLN
- a CDS encoding GAF domain-containing protein, with product MTNLERDLFSLVTLVSNVMEAYSACLFLENKRRKTFQLTAVHSLSPHIISNASIKTGQGFMGWVLENNAPLSIDQFNKDTVVLGYYSRDEDIKSFMAAPLPTTMTKGALAVDGKKQWSFNSKSQKILAGFAQQFAYLVDGALNAAQVERQSINIGSFGSYLSSLKSCDSEDQLLNAICLVPRELVPFTACFLVLKDEEAGVSRLVRTSGFGELFMDDVFINDRSSVAGYVIGKEESLRLPDIKRRPLFHEGEPDFGARSVAAVPLKIDGKTVGVLGFTNHQRNQFDTFTLKRAEVIATPVADALSRLRYEIKWQQRAEFDTLTSGRNITYIRSRLDKILQEANRKGRQVALLEIRLDDVHTIQNEFGVPGNEKLTRHLFELLEPFSRDGDILVRHEGANFFLLLQGTSTEHAEAVANHIILTINENPLEIKNSEISLTACVGAACFPEDARDSDGLFMASSRALQSAQSLGINQVCLKGGVSNNAFV